One stretch of Paenibacillus sp. AN1007 DNA includes these proteins:
- a CDS encoding ATP-binding cassette domain-containing protein, whose protein sequence is MSVVMMEQISLRRDENQILKDVHLRIEAGEHWVILGRNGSGKTTLLEMMNGYLFPTEGRIEVLGNVYGQCDVREVRKEIGYISQTLIEKLTLRDPVWEVVATGAYAFLRFYQTIPDEVKTKVMQLLDEMGFSKLADQPLGTLSQGERKKVMLARSLMAEPKLLIMDEPCAGLDLYEREKMLIEIDRLRQRNMTVVYVTHHVEEIVPLFTHVALIRDGRIAAAGPKHDILTEDTIKHTYDIPVDIQWYEDRPWIRVRSGG, encoded by the coding sequence ATGAGTGTTGTTATGATGGAGCAAATTTCGCTTCGCCGTGATGAGAATCAAATTCTGAAAGATGTTCATTTACGCATCGAAGCTGGTGAACACTGGGTTATTCTGGGCAGGAACGGATCGGGTAAAACAACGCTGCTGGAAATGATGAATGGTTATCTGTTTCCAACTGAAGGGCGCATTGAAGTACTCGGTAATGTGTATGGACAATGCGATGTTCGGGAAGTTCGCAAAGAGATCGGTTATATCAGTCAAACATTGATTGAAAAGCTGACATTACGCGATCCGGTATGGGAGGTTGTCGCTACGGGAGCGTATGCTTTTTTGCGTTTCTATCAGACTATTCCGGATGAAGTAAAAACAAAGGTGATGCAGCTGCTGGACGAGATGGGGTTTTCGAAACTGGCAGATCAACCGCTGGGGACGTTATCCCAGGGAGAACGCAAAAAAGTCATGTTGGCACGTTCGCTGATGGCTGAACCAAAGCTGCTTATTATGGACGAGCCTTGTGCCGGCCTTGATCTGTATGAACGCGAGAAGATGTTGATCGAAATAGATCGTCTGCGTCAGCGAAATATGACGGTGGTGTACGTCACTCATCATGTGGAAGAGATCGTGCCGTTGTTTACTCATGTCGCATTGATCCGTGATGGACGTATTGCTGCCGCGGGACCGAAACATGACATATTAACAGAAGATACAATTAAGCATACGTATGATATTCCGGTAGATATTCAGTGGTATGAAGATCGGCCATGGATACGCGTACGTTCTGGAGGGTAA
- a CDS encoding SAM-dependent methyltransferase yields MSTQSSWGEADFSRFICTANHGFAPYAQEELRRTFGAVKSTVLIPGEVLLAGLPAAEEEVSARLLQESPTFLRHIQPVQFQENTEDAEQSLEKLIAFILNQKALSGAKVVLQTRKTEGSFWRENAASLKQTLTEKLDDLGCEWVIRGADFVISVFAADDMLYAGVSKPEQNLSDWSGGAVRFQREEGQISRAKFKLLEAEQTFGIDFRSFHKALDIGAAPGGWTSFLLERGLEVTAVDPAKMDASLLASPQLTFLKKNAGDVRFREGEFDLLVCDMSWSPKLMSRLISDLLYSLQSGGTAIVTVKLLHKKPLALIKDVIDTFERSRMQIQRSKQLFHNREEITLYMIKY; encoded by the coding sequence TTGAGTACACAATCGTCTTGGGGAGAAGCAGACTTCTCCCGTTTTATATGCACCGCCAATCATGGCTTTGCGCCTTATGCGCAGGAGGAACTGCGCCGTACCTTTGGAGCAGTTAAGAGCACCGTGCTGATTCCAGGAGAAGTTCTGCTTGCCGGTTTGCCGGCTGCAGAGGAAGAAGTTTCGGCTAGGCTGCTGCAGGAGTCTCCAACGTTTCTACGTCATATTCAACCTGTGCAATTCCAAGAGAACACGGAAGATGCAGAGCAGTCTCTGGAGAAACTGATTGCATTTATTCTGAACCAAAAGGCATTGTCTGGTGCGAAGGTGGTCTTGCAAACTCGCAAAACGGAAGGTTCTTTCTGGCGTGAAAACGCGGCTTCATTGAAGCAAACGCTGACAGAAAAGCTGGACGATCTCGGATGTGAGTGGGTTATCCGGGGTGCGGACTTTGTCATTTCGGTATTTGCCGCCGATGATATGTTATATGCCGGAGTGTCCAAACCCGAACAGAATCTGTCCGACTGGAGCGGTGGAGCTGTTCGTTTTCAGAGAGAAGAGGGACAGATTTCACGAGCCAAATTCAAACTGCTCGAAGCGGAACAGACCTTTGGCATTGATTTCAGATCTTTTCACAAGGCTCTGGATATTGGGGCAGCACCAGGGGGATGGACATCATTTTTGCTTGAGCGTGGGCTTGAGGTAACCGCAGTAGACCCGGCGAAGATGGATGCATCTCTGCTCGCTTCACCCCAACTGACCTTTTTGAAAAAAAATGCAGGTGACGTCCGCTTCCGCGAAGGCGAATTCGATCTGCTTGTATGTGATATGAGCTGGAGTCCGAAGCTGATGAGCAGGTTGATATCTGATCTTCTGTACAGCCTTCAATCCGGTGGAACGGCGATTGTTACCGTAAAATTGCTTCATAAGAAACCGCTCGCGCTCATTAAAGACGTGATTGATACGTTTGAGCGTTCACGGATGCAGATTCAGCGTTCGAAGCAGCTGTTCCATAATCGCGAAGAGATTACACTTTATATGATTAAATATTAA